Genomic DNA from Mus caroli chromosome 8, CAROLI_EIJ_v1.1, whole genome shotgun sequence:
CACCGCAAGAACCCGTACCCCACCAAGGGCGAGAAGATCATGCTGGCCATTATCACCAAGATGACCCTCACCCAGGTGTCCACCTGGTTCGCCAACGCGCGCCGGCGCCtcaagaaagagaacaagatgACGTGGACGCCACGGAACCGCagcgaggacgaggaggaggaggagaacatcGATCTGGAGAAGAACGACGAGGACGAGCCACAGAAGCCCGAGGACAAGGGCGACATCGAGGGCCCCGAATCAGGTTGGTGGATGCGGGAAAGGGTGTGTTGAGCGGGACTCGAAAGGCAAAGGGGGCCTGGAGGGGGCGCGCACGGGTCCCTGCCTCTGCTGGCAGGAACCCGGGCCGGGCCGCGTGGCCTCCACGCCTCTGACAGCCTGGGTTTCGCCCACAGGAGGAGCAGAGCAGAAGGCGACTGCGGGCTGCGAACGGCTGCAGGGGCCGCTCAGCCCCGCCGGCAAGGAGACGGAAGGCAGCCTCAGCGACTCGGATTTTAAGGAGTCGCCCTCCGAAGGCCGCCACGATGAGCTGCCCAGGCCCCCGCGCGCGGGCGAGCCCTCCCCGGCTGGGCCCGCAACCGCTCGTCTGGCGGAAGACGCGGGTCCTCACTACCCCGCGAGTGTGCCGGCCCCCGGCCCGCACCCATCAGCTGGAGAGCTGCCCCCCGGCTCGGGCGGATCCTCGGTCATCCACTCGCCACCGCCACCTCCGCCACCGCCTCCGGCCGTGCTAGCCAAGCCCAAACTGTGGTCTCTGGCAGAGATCGCCACATCCTCGGACAAGGTCAAGGACGGGGGCGGAGGGAGCGAGGGCTCTCCATGCCCACCGTGCCCAGGGCCCATAGGCGGGCAAACGCTTGGAGGCAGCCGCGCGTCTCCTGCCCCAGCGCCCGCTCGCTCACCCTCCGCGCAGTGTCCCTTTCCGGGCGGGACGGTGCTGTCCCGGCCTCTCTATTACACGGCGCCCTTCTATCCGGGCTACACGAACTATGGCTCCTTCGGACATCTTCACGGCCACCCAGGGCCGGGGCCAGGCCCTACAGCGGGTCCTGGCTCTCATTTCAATGGATTAAACCAGACGGTGTTGAATCGTGCGGACGTTTTGGCTAAAGACCCGAAAATGTTGCGGAGCCAGTCTCAGCTAGACCTGTGCAAAGACTCCCCCTATGAATTGAAGAAAGGTATGTCCGACATTTAACTCTGGTGCGGTATCCCCGGACTTTCCTAATTTATTAAAACCATGGCCTTGGCAGTTATTTTTCCATcaccaagagagagaaagaaaaaaaaaaaaacctaccccTCTTATTCAGAAGTTTATAGTTTATGGAGATGGATGGCATAAAAATGTATACATCTCCACACTCGAAAAAATTGTTTTAgccaactgaaaagaaaaaaaaaacttaagaggATTTGTATTAAATCTTATTCTGTATATTTAATGTAgcatttttgtatttaaattgaTAATTCAGTATCTTTGAAGTAAATTATGAAATCAAGACACCTGTACAGGCATTTAATgtttttgtaatataaatatatacatttgtgttcCCCCAAAACTGTTTCATAGTTTAAAATacaagtttaatttaattttttacaccTATTGATTTTTTCCTGGGTATGAGCTAAAATATTATTACAGAAAGGAAGCAGGTTATAcgcttagatttaaaaaaaaaagtaagagaaacTGCAGTGGTCTttgtaaaatgcaaaatatttaattaaaggaGATTTTAACATAACTAGAGCCACTCATTACTTCTCAGAAGCCTCAATAAATTGTCAATTGCCTTGGTCAAAAGGTGCAATTGTAACTTTTTTCAAAATGGAGTGAAAGATGCAGCCACAGACAGTttgtggggcgggggagggggacggTAATTAAGCCACAAACCCTGGGGGAGCAAGTGGCCCAGTCTGGGACCCTGGATTTGGATCATCCTTGCCGTGTGCTAGAGGGGGAAATTGGAccctggaggagggagaagagacccAAGTGTGTTccagaagggagaaaaagatgaCAAACCAAGGCAGAGTCGCGCACCACCCGAGAGCCATCGCTTAACCTAATTACTTCCAATCAGTGTCGTGTTTTATGCAAAGCAATCAGCTGGTGAACTTTGCTAATGAGTTCGATTTTATGCCGGATTTAGCCCTTATTACTATTTCAAAGGTGCTGTTAGCTAATGCGGGCAAGGAGCGTTAGGGGATGCCAAGTGGGAAGGCTTCCCCAAGTCAGCATCTCCTCTACCCCTTCAAAATTGGGCATTGATCTCTTCTTTGGATTTGATTAAATCAGTGACTGTGCCATCCCCGACCGTGAGGGTGGCCTGCGGCCTTGTGGATGGAGGCGCAGCCTCCCAGCAGGGACCGCAAACCCGCAACGCGACGGTTCCCCCCTTTCACAGGTAGGTGTCACACTTGTCCTGAATTTCCAGCCTGTATTTTGCAGAGTCGGAGATCTGAGAGTGGGCAGAAggagggtgggaggtggagggagcaTCATAGTCACTAGGGGCAGTGAATGGAGTCCCCAAAGGGAGTCGGAGGCCCCTCCCCCATGGGCCCCGTTTTGGATAAGTGGCTTCAAAAGCTCCAGGCCATTTGCGTAGATAAAGAGGCCATTGTGGACTTGATGAGGCTTGTCGTCGCTTTAGCACTTTTCCCAGCTCCGATTGCTACAAAAGTGTTTTTGAgggtttattctttttcttcctctttttttttctttctcgtTCTAGTCCGCTTTATTTCAGCTCGATGCAAACGTAGATTCATCTCAGTTCTAAATGACCAAGGGACAGTACCCAGCGCCTCCACCCACCAACCCCTGAGTTCTGGCTTAGTTACCCTGCTTGCGTCTCCATTTTGCACCTGAGATATGAAGTCGCCAACCCTTTTACTTCACGGGAAATTTTTTTGTGGTTATGGGGGGAGGTGcgatacaggaaaaaaaataccccagCGAAAGGAATTAATTTGACTGACTGTAGGGACAGAACTGTTTGCACACAACGGCAGCATAATTAGGCTAAAGCATAATGTacatatttgcatttctcttcctTACTTTTGCCCTACTCGGGTTTTAAAGCACACCCCAAACTTACACCGCTCTTGTTGCTGcttttcttagctttttttttttttaaacctgcaaCAGGATTCATTTTGTTTATTCGAATTGAAACAAGTTTGAAAGCTGTGTTGTTAACCAGAGGCTTTaaggagctttttttttaaatctgagtttAACTTAGAAAATTCTCACAGGGAAATGGTTCTAAAGCTGGTAGTGTGAGCGATTAAACATACATGAAACGATCGTATTTTATTTTGTCCCTTTaattataaatgattttttttaacaattgcaTTCCAGAGATGACTtgccctgcccccttccccttcACGCCCCCTCTCCCAGCCTAGTTCACAATCGGCTCCCCCTACCCCCGTGTCTATGCAGCCCCAGGAGTCATCTTCTTTTCTGAAAAGTCTGAAGAATAGGCAGACCGTTTTTCTTAAGGGAAAGTTTAGAGACCACATCAACGCGGCGGGGTTTTTTGGAAGCACTGGTCCTAAACTCTGCCCAacgatttttaaaaagaagattacAGGCCTCCTTGTGTTCCTGGGAATATGCAAATGACGTGGCGGGGCATCCCGGGTCCGCGGACGAGGGCTAGGGCTACAGCCGCATGCCCGCTGGGCTGCCTGGGAACAGGCGCCGCGCCCGCCGCAGAGCGCGCGCCCTTTCTCCTCATCCAAGGGCTGCAGGCTCAGGGCTAGGCAACGCAAGCACAGGCCCTGGGCAGCTGTTGCCCTAAGTCTCTGTCCCCTGCGTGTATCTCTCCTGAGCTTGGCGTCTTAATTCTGCGGTTTTCTTTGCGTACTTCAACTACTGCGCACACTCCCACAGAAGTCCGAGGTTTTCTTTCTTGCAGAACTAGGTTTCGGTGGTCAGCGGTTTTTCTGGTTTCTAGAGATTTTCTAATTTGGAGGTAGCCTGCTGGAGGTAGGTCCGAGCTTGGGACATATAGAAAATAACATCtacatttaatcccaggagtATTTGTGTCCCATGTCCCCGAACTTCCATTTTAACTCGTTGGTCCAGAAGGCGATGCATCTTGGATGCATGAATACCAAGGTGCATCTTGTCAGTGCTGGGGTCGGGGTTTGTTCAAAGGCTGGGAACTTTTAGCCACAGAGCCTAAAATATCTCTAAACAACCTCGAAGCTGACTTGTGCTGGTGTCAACCACCTGTGCCTTGCTAGGCCAGTTTTGGGGGAGACCTCCCCTTCAGGAACCCTAGTTTGGCACTTAAGGACTAAAAGAAACCGAATCCCAGCGGGTCCTGGAACTTCTCCTTAGGGGTCTCTACTGTCAGTCTCCTTAGGCTGGGTTCCGTCCCTGAACCCTTTATGCCGGTCAAATCAGTTTAAAGGATTTAgtagtcaaagaagaaatagcCCGGTGGTATCTCGAGGTAAGCCAGGGCCTTGAGAGGCAGCCAGATGTCGGTACTAGGACCTAGAAAAAGCGGTTTCCTGGCTCGGGTGAAGAGCCTCTGAGAGGACTTTTACACCGTAAGCACCTTCGGAGCACTTCGGAGTATTGCCCCTTACTATCCAAATCTTGAGACACAAAAGATTGGGGTGGTCCTGCGTGTAGCTTAGGTCCAAACCAGGTCTCCCAACTCACCTGTCCCCTACAAGTAGCAGGTTACCTGGAGAAAGCTAGGAGCAGGTCACTTCAAAGTACCCAAAGTGAAAGGAACAGAATTGAACTTTCAAGAGGAACCCCGGGGCCTGCAGGTTAGGAAGGGCGCCGCCTACTGGTCCCCGGAGCCACGGGGTTCGCAGGGAGAAGGAGCCGAGCCAAAGCTGGGCAGGCCTTCATTCACCACCCTGCCTTGGCTCCGCATTTCAGCTGGGTGACCCCAGGCTGTTTCCGCTAGCCAAGTTGCCTAGGCCCTGGACTTCATGACCTAGTTAGCACTGGGACATTGGGTAGCAGGCCTTGACTAAATCAGCTTTAACTCGACTCCTAGCTAGCTCGCTGTTATAAAAGTCAGGCAGCAGACAGCTGAGAAGTGTTGGCACTCAAGAAGTCTTCAGGTAGGGGGGTGCATAAATAGTCTCTAGATGGTGGGCTTCGCGCAAGTGGTCCGCTTCATTTCAGGTGTACCCCATTTCTGCTTCCTTGTGCGATCGCGCGCCTGGAATCCCACAACCTCTTGTTTAATTTGTGGTTTGTCATTCGGGAGGAGTCTACCAGACCAGGAACACCGGTTTGGCCCGTGTGTGGACATTACAAAATAAGGGAACGCGTATTTATTTTCCGTTGGCTTTACTTCGAACTCTCTTTCAACAGTAACTTTTAATGGGATCGGAGTGGCAAACCTTGCAGAGCTCACAGCAGCTAGCGCAGTAAGGCGCAGAAGGGCCATGGGGTGAACTaggaggaggagagcagggcGTGCCCTAGGACCGGCTCAGAGTGTCTCTTGCCTCTGAGCCATCGAAGGCGCACAGCTGACCCGAAGGGGACCTTGCCTTCTGCCCTTTTCACTAGCCAAAGCTTTGGTACGGTCACTAGGCCCACCCTGAATGTCTACCTCTATGACCAGGTTAGACCCTCTCTCCTTTTCGTTTTCGCTCTAAATACAAACCTGGGCCATGGATAGTGGGCAGACCGGGATAGTGGCCCCACAAGAGAACAACCCTGGGGGGCAGGTCTACAACTCCACTCGGCCTACCTCACAGGGCTGCCCGGAGTCTTCCGCCTCTTTTGGGCTGCAGCCCCCAACTCTGGCTTCCCTAAGGCCGCTCGCCCGGCAGCACTGCTTTCTGACGCCGGAATGAGCCCAGCGCGCCCAGACGTCACTTTCCCAGTGAAATCTGCTTTTATTTGCTCCGAGCAAACCCCAGGCTCTCAGCGCTCCCGCCTGATGGATGCAAATGTAAATGTGCACTTATTTAATTGGATCAGGCCCCAAGATAAAAGAGATAAACGGCTCCCCGTTTGCTAACTTCTTTTCTGAGGCATGCAGCGCCTCGTGGAGGGGAAGCTAATGAAGGAGCCGCGCGGCGCTCAGCCCTGCAACTCTTCGCAGCCCTGGTGTACAGAAAGGCCTGCGCCACCTCGTCGCCCTCCAAGCCTGGTGGGGTTTCCTTGGGATCCTCTGTGCGGCCTGGCCGGGAAAGATGAGAAGGCCCGGGGCTGCTGTCTCTCTTGCAAATTCGGGTCCGCATCGTTCTCCACCTAGGCTTGTCCCCCTTGGCTTGCTTTCTCACCCAACCCCCGTGCTAAGCGcattaggttaaaaaaaattcccttacCCCAGACACCTCTTCTACCTCAGGTGGAGGGGTTCAGAGAGAAAGATGCTGGGCTGTGGATGCGGGTGGGTGGAAAGCAGATTGCCTCTCTGGCCTTCAGAGTCAGGAGGAACCGGTCCTCAACACGGAAGAAGCCCCTTTCCTGCTCCCCACAGGGCCTTCTTTTGGAGCCCGAGGTTGCTTTCAGAATCGTCTGGAATCCCTGGGTTAACTCTTCCTCTACCCACATACTGTACACACTTTACCCGACACGACACAAGAATTTCTGTGTGACTCGGAGACCGGACAGCTATTCGGAAGGAAAGGACTGCCTGGCACCTTTTCTCCTTGAGACAACAGTTTAGACCTTTAGAACCAGCGGATCCTCGTGTGCCTCAAGGTTGCTTCTAAATTTGAGGTTCCGATTTCCTGGAAAAAGTTTCTCTTCTGTTCAGATATATGTGGTCTTGATGAAACAGCGTAAAGATAATGAATGTAAAGGAGAGGAGCGGGGAGCCCTTGGGTAGAGACGCTCTCCCAATAGATCCAGTTCCCTGAAACTGGGCTGGACTGGAGAGCTGGACTTCTTCGTGAGGCTGGACTGGGCAGCACCGATGTCGCTGCCACGCTGGGTCCCAATGAGCTGATGGATGGGCTTGTCATGAAAGCTGTGTGCGCGGAGCATTTACCTCGCTAAACTGAAATTACTGTCTTTTCAGGGGCTAATTTGTGTAACTCCCATGGAGGGGCCTGGAGGGGGTTTGATGAGGCATAAAATGATGATTAATGAATTTATTGGCCGCTGCTCATCAAACAAGGGCTCAGAGCTGGCGTACACACCCGGAGCCTGGCGGCGGCGCTCAACTCAGCTGGGATCCAGCCTCCGGGTTCCAGTGCCTACgtggttccccccaccccccacgcgGCCAGCTTTGGATATTTTGCTCCTCTTGAACCCAGGAGGCTTCCTGTGGGCGGTCCTGGACCCCAGATTCAGAAATGGGCATGGAACCCCGGGGGGTTCTGGAGGAGGAGAGCAGGTTCTAGCTGTCCGCCATCGCCCCCTGCAGGCAGTATGCTCAAGCCTGAGGCAGGGCTGGTGCTGATGCAGGAAGAAGCCCCTGGGACTCCAAGGTGACTGTGAAGCCTGAGATGGCTTTGGAGCTTTGAGGAAGAACTCTATTCCGGATATATCATAGCTACTTGGTGGGCAGAGGGTGGCATAGCGCTGTCTTCCTAAACGCTCTCGGACAGTTTCAATAA
This window encodes:
- the Irx5 gene encoding iroquois-class homeodomain protein IRX-5 yields the protein MSYPQGYLYQPSASLALYSCPAYSTSVISGPRTDELGRSSSGSAFSPYAGSTAFTAPSPGYNSHLQYGADPAAAAAAAFSYVGSPYDHTPGMAGSLGYHPYAAPLGSYPYGDPAYRKNATRDATATLKAWLNEHRKNPYPTKGEKIMLAIITKMTLTQVSTWFANARRRLKKENKMTWTPRNRSEDEEEEENIDLEKNDEDEPQKPEDKGDIEGPESGGAEQKATAGCERLQGPLSPAGKETEGSLSDSDFKESPSEGRHDELPRPPRAGEPSPAGPATARLAEDAGPHYPASVPAPGPHPSAGELPPGSGGSSVIHSPPPPPPPPPAVLAKPKLWSLAEIATSSDKVKDGGGGSEGSPCPPCPGPIGGQTLGGSRASPAPAPARSPSAQCPFPGGTVLSRPLYYTAPFYPGYTNYGSFGHLHGHPGPGPGPTAGPGSHFNGLNQTVLNRADVLAKDPKMLRSQSQLDLCKDSPYELKKGMSDI